In a single window of the Pseudoxanthomonas sp. F37 genome:
- a CDS encoding DUF2271 domain-containing protein: protein MSKIAVHTTLTIALSGLLATPAYAATLDVNVEIPKLNVAEYHRPYVAVWIEGADQKVAANLSVWYQQTRNSEGHGTKWLPDLRQWWRKSGRSLKVPVDGVTGPTKPAGRHALSFSDKQHLAGLAPGQYTLVVEAAREVGGRELLKIPFTWPAKGAPQSGKAQGATELGAVALTVKP, encoded by the coding sequence ATGTCGAAGATCGCCGTCCACACCACGCTGACCATCGCGCTCAGCGGCCTGCTGGCCACGCCGGCCTACGCCGCCACGCTGGATGTCAATGTCGAGATTCCCAAGCTCAACGTGGCCGAGTACCACCGTCCTTACGTCGCCGTCTGGATCGAAGGCGCCGACCAGAAGGTCGCCGCCAACCTTTCCGTCTGGTACCAGCAGACCCGCAATTCCGAAGGCCACGGCACCAAATGGCTGCCCGACCTGCGCCAGTGGTGGCGCAAGTCCGGCCGCTCGCTGAAGGTGCCGGTGGACGGAGTGACGGGGCCCACCAAGCCGGCTGGCAGGCATGCGTTGAGCTTCAGCGACAAGCAGCACCTGGCCGGGCTGGCTCCCGGCCAGTACACGCTGGTCGTCGAAGCCGCACGCGAAGTCGGCGGCCGCGAGCTGCTGAAAATCCCCTTCACCTGGCCCGCGAAAGGCGCGCCGCAGTCGGGCAAGGCGCAGGGCGCCACCGAACTGGGCGCCGTCGCGCTGACCGTCAAGCCCTGA